In Papaver somniferum cultivar HN1 chromosome 9, ASM357369v1, whole genome shotgun sequence, the genomic stretch GGCAGCTTCCCTGGCAGGGTCGTCCTTTGAGTTGGAGGCGACGAAACCCCGCTTGAGATCCTTCACTGCAACATTCTTGACATTGAACCCAACATTGTCTCCTGGAAGAGCTTCTAGAAGGGCTTCGTGGTGCATCTCCACAGACTTAACTTCAGTGGTCAAACCGGTGGGTCCAAAAGTAACAACCATACCAGGCTTGATGACTCCAGTTTCAACACGTCCCACTGGCACAGTTCCAATACCTCCAATCTTGTAAACATCCTGAAGGGGAAGACGAAGGGGCTTGTCTGAGGGTCTCTTTGGCTCAGAGATGTTGTCAAGAGCCTCAAGGAGAGTTGGTCCCTTGTACCAGTCAAGGTTGGTGGACCTTTCAATCATGTTGTCTCCCTCGAATCCAGAGATAGGAACAAAGGCAATTTTTTCTGGGTTGTATCCAACCTTCTTCAAGTAAGATGAGACCTCCTTCACAATTTCATCGTACCTAGCCTTTGAGTACTTGGGGGTGGTGGCATCCATCTACAAACACGAAACACAAATTATAGTTAGCCACAGGAAAGATATACAGCATTAGAAAGTTTAAATTTCATAGTCAGGAAACGAATTGTGAGAAAGACATACCTTGTTACAACAACAGATCATCTGCTTGACACCAAGGGTGAAAGCAAGAAGAGCATGCTCCCGAGTCTGACCATCCTTTGAAATACCAGCCTCAAAACCTCCAGTGGTTGAATCGATAATGAGGACGGCACAATCAGCCTGAGAAGTACCAGTAATCATGTTTTTGATAAAGTCACGATGTCCAGGAGCATCAATAACTGTGCAGTAGTACTTGGTGGTCTCAAACTTCCACAAGGCAATATCAATGGTAATACCACGCTCACGTTCAGCCTTAAGCTTGTCAAGAACCCATGCGTACTTGAATGACCTCTTGTTCATCTCAGCAGCCTCCTTCTCGAATCTTTCAATAACACGCTTGTCAATACCTCCAAGCTTGTAGATCAAGTGACCAGTGGTGGTCGATTTACCAGAGTCGACATGTCCAATGACAACAATGTTGATGTGAACCTTCTCTTTACCCATATTGAATTCTTAGAAATTAACTGCACAACATACCaacaaacgaaaaaaaaaataaaaaaaaaataaacaaacaatttTGGATAGGATTATACAGATAAACTAATAACACCTAATAAACCAATAAACTAAACAGATAAACAAGCagttcaacaaaattccttggcACAAGATTCTCACATCACCTCAATAGCTATTAATCCAAAGAACACCTAAGTTTCAAATCTTACAGATATAAAAGAAAATCTGAAATCATGTTATCAACAAAAACAAACATCATGTTATCCAAAAACGCATGAAATCGTCAAGTTACAAACGAACATAAAAACAACACACTAAATCATGTAATCGAACTAATATAATCTACTTCTCATATGCAAACATCAAACAAACAAATATAATAAATCATGTAGATCGTCTGACACTTACCAGATCTAAGCTCACTAATACCACAAAATTGAATTCAATCATATCGACAGAACACAAGCTGCTAACGCTCAGGTTTTCAAAACACCATACCGATTtacaattttaaagaaaaaaatcactATAACATATACTCCACAAATCTAACAAACCTTGATCAAACCACACAAGACCATCAGAGAATTTCTAAACATGATATTCTGCAGATCTAACATAACTAGTAACAGAGATCGAAATTCAACCGAATCAACAAAGAAATGTTATCACTCAGATACCTAAACATACAATCGCTTTTACTGTTTCAAAACGAACAAGATTACACGAATCATACAAAACAATCAGAGAATCACAAACCGATTACAAGCTACAAACATGACGATAATGGAAGAAGAACTGAAGGATTATAAACCCTAACCTGAATCGCCGAATAGATAAGCTCCGCAGCACAGAGAGTTTTCACAAAACCTAGAGAGACTGAAAAAAAATGTGAGGCCTCTCTTGTTATAAACCCTTAGGGTGTCTTTTTCTGCCGTTGGATGCATTTACGAAGATTTAGTTTCCACCGTCGATTTGATGTGGGCCACTGCCAGCAACTAGGTCGGTGACTCGGTGCAGTGTTGGTACTACAGACCCGACCAACAGCAAAGTAGAACAACTCATGGTGGCATTGATTCGGGTTCCAACTAAAGCCATCTGGGGCCAAATCAGTTTGCGGCGATGGAAGTCTTTAAGGGATCCTCAATTAAAGAGAGAGCAGGCATCGGAATCGTCACTACAACTTTAACTAGATTACTGCTGCAGCAGTGAAGGTCGACGATGAAAGGGAACTGCTTTTTAATAAAATGATATCGAAATTGATCGATTTCAATTGATCTGATGGATATATTAAAGAAATTTGAACTGTGAATCTGTTTGTTTAATGGTGTTTGACTGAAATATGtaatcaatttgattgatgatctcAAATTTGagcttaatttcatgaaattgtgATTTCCAAAAAGCCAATTTCAGTTTCTCTGCACAAACATTGTGACGGACAAACTCACCAATTTTTCATCACTAAGGGACTCCTCCCTTTGGTCGTCATCCAACAAGGGAATATGATGATACACACGTTCAAGTACGACGTTGTCATACATGCATTGCGGCTCAGAGGTATGACTGGCCGGTGACTCTTAGGCTTAGCTAGTGATAAGGAAGCTGGATGTCAAGTATCAGACTCTGGACTTGAAAATGGCGGCATATTTGTGGTTTGCTCGGATATCAAAGTGGTAAAACAGCCGATAACCATCAGAGTATGACTTTTATAACACCGTTGTTGTCGGTATAAAAGGTGCAATTGTGCAACTTCAGTTTAGATAATGTGTTCAAGGTTAATGGTGATGTCTGGTGTCACACCCGTAAATGCTCCAGAAAAACTTTATGCGCAAGTGTAACATGGAAGCacagtggttcagtgaatcaagctTCACCCACCTGCATTTCAGCATTATAAGTTTTCATCAATACAAACAGCCAACTCTTCAATTCCACGGCGGAAATCTTTAGCCTTATTTCACTTCTCTTAACTTCTCAAATGTATCACATAATATATTCAAACATTGTCATACCTTGCCAACAACAATTGGCCAACCAAGAACACTTGgaacatgacacaatcaactcattttattgcatcaaagggaagataTACAAAACTTGCCTACTTAGGGACCTACACGgacttgttcctcttgaaccaagccttagccTTACAAAAACTCTCTCAATTTGAGTCCACATTCTCCTATGTAAGCCTGCCGATTTTCCAATGCCTTAGCACTATTTATACAGTAGCTTTCTTGGCCAAAAATCGTGCACAATTGTTGCACACGCAGAGGATAGCCATCTGTCCTATGGAGCAGTTCCATAACCGCCTTTAAAGTGCCAACTTGGCCGGTTTCTCTTTAAACTCGGGCAAACACTCATCACCTGTTCCAAAGCAGTTATAAACACTCTCCCACGCTTATAAACTTTTTTTATAACCGTTCTATCTTGTCTCACACCTTTGGCATGTTTGTGAAGCCATTAGTCAACTCATAACCATCACTTGAGCCATATTGCACAATTGTTGCGCTTTACTAAATTTGGCCTTGATCCAATGCACGGCCATCTTGGCCCTGCAGCCTTATTGCTCTAGGCCAATGCACGGTCAATccttgtgaaaagacgagggtacccagatacaccacaatcttttttgtttcaacctataagtcctctatcgaatgtgatcgtctatggacagggTAGGGACAATACTAcaattcgtgtgatcgtctatggatacgagatcgagacaatacaacaacaagataacttgtgtgattgactatggatacaagatcgagacaatacaacaatcaagtaatgcggagttaacgtacaagtgtaatttacttttaattataataaaacaattatgattGCGGAATAGAAAACTAAATGACACACCaagactttgttaacgaggacaccgaaaatgcagaaaaaccgcggcacctagtccagttttgtatACTCTCATaactaagccgttatacaaaatctaataccaacttcgtgtaGTTTAGACCACGCAGATTACCCCTAGTTAGGGGTGTAAATATTACCCGAAAAAACTCAGCCTGCCCGTACCCGCCCAAGCCCGCCTGTACCTGAAATTGCCCAAAGCTTGTTATGGCCCGTTGCGGgctacccggcctggcctggattaatttattgggcggtctcgggctttgcgattaattatgatgcccggcctgatacccggcctggtgcccggcctgaaaggctTCTATGTgttattaatcatttaatatcctcttaaaaagacttaaaagttataattttataattgtcaattttgtgtcaagaaaaataaaatatataattgtttttacttataattaaccttttcaaaacattaatggtaatatattttcttattagaaagcttattgtactctaattaattatttattatagcctaaaattaaaaatttgtcagtgtaatttaaatataaaataatactatcactttacttacgatatgtgatgttggaaaggaaaggatattgtatttaataccgttcatttaaaaatttaaacttaaaaaaaaatcaaaatagtggcctgtccggcccgatctggcctgcccgtataaaaagcgggctttgggcggtctttgggtagcaaattatctacttgtacccggcctgtccggcctgaatttgtttacgggctcacaaatattaagcctggcctgcccggcctgtcttagtttttgggtcgggcgacccggcctgcccgaatttacacccctacccctagttacttagttccctcagtatccctgcgccttcgacttctagagtcacgtacgtgaataacaagtcatttggatcgtatcccaaacatcaaaggaagaatctgtttgttaaccactctaatcaatcttgttataagatttagatgagttgttgacaaaggctcttccgtttaatctaataaacttctttatctggttagatcaatctatccaataactaccaaagtagtcaagtttagattcgcactcaatcaaaacaaatctcaaaagagatatatagagaatgtcgatctcttgcaactaatcaatcagataaaATAATTCAAGTTTGATCCcacccgatcaaggtttgtgcacacaattcacaagataggaaaactaataagaaatcttctttgtcttcaaatcttcttttatcttcaaaacctacaCAACAccgcttgaatctcttgtgatcaatcatacgcAGAACAGAGCATGTTAatagtggattatcacaagatgtctttagatctaacaacagttttaaagatcacgtcgatactttgatctagtttgagtgaatcttatatcagaagagaagattcgcaagcataaacaaactaggtgcaatcaaagtttcaacaaccgttagttaatcaaataaaatcgaaaactaatgcaattatctagtttcccgctacggtactcgtagagtttcttgatcccgcagaagtctttaaacgagcggtcgtaagagatttcacctaattaggatactttcctctccgaatagacagctccaccagaaataacaagaaatgaagtttgcctggctcttaggatagtttgatagaaatcCAAACTTAGGTATTTTATAGAccgaggatgtttggacaccaaggaatttccaaaaccgaaaatattctcaagatatgtaatgaatggaaaaattcggttttcctaattccaataaatgcttgttcaatatttctgaaatctctcgatagaaaatctccaattagtaaatgcacattactaatttttattttctagagctatatacattaattgctggtaattaatgcatataaaatcaaaaaccttaattaaaagatacttaatttatttcggcacaggatcaccttgagtatcaaggaatatctttgaacaataaatgataagagttactgctcgtgttcaaagtatgttgacatcttttcactgcaaatccttatttcatatttacatggatttgttttcttggaatcggttattccacacttccaaacaagtttagaattggttttccAGTATTTCAAGACTACGATGTGATTGGTTATATGAAATCACAATGGTaattagttgtgatcggtccttccaAGTTACATACATGGGTCCGGATcgattataccaatcactaggatcggttatacctaaatatggtaccaacatgtgatcagtcacaccagttaccatgaccggttacaccaattacaaggatcggttccatctacacatggtatctacttgtgatcggtcacgccAATTATCAGgactggttacaccaattacaaggaccgGTCACACAACTCTTATAAtgggtcacaccaattactaggatcagtcacaccaattacaaggatcgttcATACCATCAAATGGtggttacttaggatcggttactccaaatcataagtctaggcattgtgattggttataccaagatacataacctgagttaagatcggttctaccaactcacacatattggtcatccaaagatatgcaatgaatatcaagaccaataatcctattgatttccctttcgattcacaaaccaagtttatgaatgtacttcctttaaacaaatgtaaaacattgtttcctaggatgaaatcttcaccatacccatacgcataatcatatcaatatatacaaaattatgtcgatgtcatatctacaaagttcaaaagataagtgttgtacttcgtagtctaattccttaatattatgatcatactattatgatcatgtcacatcacgaTAGAGTATAATATACATATACACAGTAtatatagcttcgcagttatgttttcaatatgcacgac encodes the following:
- the LOC113308017 gene encoding elongation factor 1-alpha, yielding MGKEKVHINIVVIGHVDSGKSTTTGHLIYKLGGIDKRVIERFEKEAAEMNKRSFKYAWVLDKLKAERERGITIDIALWKFETTKYYCTVIDAPGHRDFIKNMITGTSQADCAVLIIDSTTGGFEAGISKDGQTREHALLAFTLGVKQMICCCNKMDATTPKYSKARYDEIVKEVSSYLKKVGYNPEKIAFVPISGFEGDNMIERSTNLDWYKGPTLLEALDNISEPKRPSDKPLRLPLQDVYKIGGIGTVPVGRVETGVIKPGMVVTFGPTGLTTEVKSVEMHHEALLEALPGDNVGFNVKNVAVKDLKRGFVASNSKDDPAREAANFTSQVIIMNHPGQIGNGYAPVLDCHTSHIAVKFAEIQTKIDRRSGKELEKEPKFLKNGDAGIIKMIPTKPMVVETFAQYPPLGRFAVRDMRQTVAVGVIKGVEKKDPTGAKVTKSAVKKK